Proteins encoded together in one Vigna angularis cultivar LongXiaoDou No.4 chromosome 5, ASM1680809v1, whole genome shotgun sequence window:
- the LOC108339688 gene encoding uncharacterized protein LOC108339688 yields the protein MAPPPGPYSGASTLALVARASAFSFGVVYGSIKLKYLKAKAKSHKKAQEKAHH from the exons ATGGCACCTCCTCCAGGACCTTATTCCGGTGCCAGCACCCTAGCTTTG GTCGCTAGAGCTTCCGCTTTCTCCTTCGGTGTTGTTTATGGAAGCATCAAGCTCAAGTACCTTAAG GCAAAAGCCAAGTCTCATAAAAAAGCTCAGGAGAAGGCTCATCactga
- the LOC108340011 gene encoding indole-3-acetic acid-induced protein ARG7, which translates to MSPSTTGNCSKIRRIVRVRQMLLRWRRNARLAASDVPAGHVAVCVGPSRRRFIVRANYLNHPIFKTLLAKAEEEYGFCNHGPLAIPCDESLFEELLRVVDRPVPGLYTLEDLRRRCHVDVSSGNSESWPLLRDELIC; encoded by the coding sequence ATGTCGCCGTCGACGACTGGGAACTGCAGCAAAATCCGGCGCATTGTGCGCGTGCGGCAAATGCTTCTCCGGTGGCGGAGGAATGCGCGGCTGGCGGCGTCGGACGTTCCGGCGGGACACGTGGCGGTGTGCGTGGGGCCCAGCCGGAGGAGGTTCATCGTGCGCGCCAACTACCTTAATCATCCGATCTTCAAGACGCTTCTCGCGAAAGCGGAAGAGGAATACGGTTTCTGCAACCACGGTCCTCTCGCTATTCCTTGTGACGAGTCTCTGTTCGAAGAGCTTCTCCGGGTCGTGGACCGACCCGTACCCGGATTGTACACGCTCGAGGATTTGAGGAGACGGTGCCACGTGGATGTGTCGAGTGGCAACTCTGAATCGTGGCCGTTGCTTCGTGATGAACTGATCTGCTGA